In a genomic window of Jaculus jaculus isolate mJacJac1 chromosome 8, mJacJac1.mat.Y.cur, whole genome shotgun sequence:
- the LOC101596533 gene encoding immunoglobulin-binding protein 1-like, protein MATSEDELPLPRLPELFETSEKLVEEVEVTTEPTGSHIIQDKVVKGLDQLEKAAEMLSQLDLFSRNEDLEEIASTDLKYLMVPAFQGVLTMKQVNPSKRLDHLQQAREHFLNYLTQCHNYHVADFQLPQTKNNSAESNTASSSMAYPSLVAMASQRQAKIERWVNSCNLRAAVLLGVGGCMRFNVCGIQNSVPHSLGS, encoded by the coding sequence ATGGCAACGTCTGAAGACGAGTTACCATTGCCCCGGCTTCCGGAGCTGTTCGAAACCAGCGAAAAACTTGTTGAAGAAGTGGAAGTTACGACCGAACCCACCGGCTCCCATATAATCCAGGATAAAGTGGTCAAGGGACTGGACCAACTTGAGAAGGCTGCTGAAATGTTATCTCAACTCGATTTGTTCAGCCGAAATGAAGATTTGGAAGAGATTGCTTCCACCGACCTGAAGTACCTGATGGTGCCAGCGTTTCAAGGAGTCCTCACTATGAAACAAGTCAATCCCAGCAAGCGTCtagatcatttgcagcaggctCGAGAACACTTTCTAAACTACTTAACCCAGTGCCATAACTACCACGTAGCAGACTTTCAGCTGCCCCAAACCAAGAATAACTCAGCTGAAAGTAACACTGCTAGTTCCTCCATGGCCTACCCAAGTCTCGTTGCTATGGCATCTCAAAGACAGGCTAAAATAGAGAGGTGGGTCAATAGCTGTAATTTGAGAGCTGCAGTGCTATTGGGGGTAGGAGGGTGCATGCGTTTTAATGTGTGTGGAATACAGAATAGTGTACCTCATTCTCTTGGTTCTTAA